The segment CGCCTAGGGTGGTTCGGCCGCGAGGCACCGGTTCCGGCGAACGCGTTGCGGGCGGGGGCCGGAGGAGGCAGGATCGACGCCCGTGACCTCGACTCCCGGACTCGTGCGCTTCTACGACGTGACGAGTGCCGACGGCACGCGCCTGAGGGCCTGGACGAACGACGCCGAAGGCCCCACCGTGCTCCTGTGCAACGGGCTGGGGACCAACCCCTACGCGTGGCCCACGCTGCTGCGTCCGGACTGCGGCGTGCGCGTCGTCTCGTGGAACCACCGCGGCGTCGGCGGGTCGGCCCGACCCAAGGACGGCCGGGTCGATCTCGACGCGTACGTGGAGGACGCCCTGGCGGTCATGGACCACGCCGGGATCGAGTCGGCCCCCCTGCTGAGCTGGTCGGCCGGGGTGACCGTGGCCTTCGAGCTGGCCGGGCGCCACCCCGACAGGGTGAGGGGGATCCTGGCCGTCGCGGGCGTGCCGGGCAACACCTTCGGCACGATGCTCGCACCGCTGCACGTCCCGCCGTTCCTGGCGCGCCAGCTGATGGTCGGCCTGGCGCGCATCACCACCGTGACCGGGCACGGCATCGCCCCCCTCACGACCCGGATCCCGTGGACGCGTTCCACCACCAACATCCTGCGTCGCACCCGACTCATCGACCCCGCGGCCGACACCGCGGAGCTGCAGGCGATGGTGAAGGAGTTCTGCACGACCCACCCCGCCTGGTACGCGAAGCTCGCGCTCGGCGTGGCCGAGCACTCCCGCGTCTCGCTCTCCTCGATCGACGTGCCCACCACGTTCGTCTCCGGCCGGTGGGACGTGCTCACGGGCGCCCGCGACATGTACACCGCGTCGCAGGCCGTGAAGCGCTCCCGCTACCGCGAGCTCGACGCCACGCACTTCATCCCGGTCGAGCAGCCCGAGGTCGTGCGCGAGGAGCTGCGGATGCTGCTCGAGCGCATCGACGCGCTGCGCGGAGCCTGAGGCCGCACCCGCTCAGGCCGGCTCGTCCGCCCACGAGGCGCGGCCGTCACCGGTGATGGGGATGGCCGGGCCCGGGGTGACCCGGGGCCGGAACGTCGCCTCGCCGAGGCCGCGGACGCGGGCGATCCACTCGCGCGCACGTCGACCGCCCTCGCTGACGACGTAGCCCTCGACGTCGAGACCGGCCGCGACGCCCAGGTCGACCGTCCGTGCCGCGTACACGCCCTGGGTGACGACGATCGCGTCCTCGACCCCGAACACGTCCCGGGCGCGCCGCATGGTGTGCCACGTGCTGAATCCCGCGTAGTCGGTGAAGACGTCGGCCGCGGGCACGCCGGCCTCGAGCACGGCCAGACGCATCGCGTCGGGCTCGTTGTAGGTGCTGGTGCCGTTGTCGCCCGACAGGAGGATCTTCTCGACGAGGCCCGCGTCGTGGAGGGCCACGGCAGCGCGCACGCGCTCCTCGACGGGCCGTCCGAGCGTGCCGTCCGGATAGACGCCGGCACCCGGCACGATCACGACCTGGGCCGGGCCGAGGTCGTCGACGTCACGCGTCAGGTCGTCGGAGGTCCGACCCACGACCACGAGGTTCGCGACCACCACCGACGAGCCGACGAGCGCGGTGACGGCGAGACCCGCGATCCGGAGGACGCGCGACGTGGACCGGCTCACGGGCCGACGCCGTCCGGAGCGCTCGTCATCGTGACGGGCTCATCCGCCGAGCTTCTCGAGGATCAGCTCGCGCACGCGCCCGGCGTCGGCCTGGCCCCGCATCTCCTTCATGACGGCGCCGATGAGCGCACCGGCGGCCTGCACCTTGCCGTCGCGGATCTTCTGGGCGACGTCGGGGTTGGCCGCGATGGCGGTGTCGACGGCAGCACCGAGCGCGCCGTCGTCGGACACGACCTCGAGCCCGCGCGCGGTCACGACCTCCTCGGGCGTGCCCTCGCCGGCCAGCACGCCCTCCAGCACCTGTCGGGCGAGCTTGTCGTTGACGCGACCGGAATCGATCAGGGCCTGCACGCCCGCGACCTGCTCCGGCGTGACGCCCAGCTCGTCGAGGCCGGTGCCGGACTCGTTGGCGCGGCGCGCCAGCTCGCCGAGCCACCACTTCTTCGCCGACGCCGGGGTGGCACCGGCCGCGACCGTGGCCACGACGAGCTCCAGCGCGCCGGCGCCCACGGTGTCGCGCATGTCGAGGTCGGTGAAGTCCCATTCCGCCTGCAGCCGCTTGCGTCGCTCGGCCGGCGGCTCGGGCAACGTGCCCCGCAGCTCGTCGACCCAGGCGCGCGACGGCGCGACCGGCGCGAGGTCGGGCTCGGGGAAGTAGCGGTAGTCGTCGGCGTCGGACTTGGGCCGACCCGGCGAGGTGGTGCCGTCGGACTCGTGGAAGTGTCGCGTCTCCTGCAGGATGCTCTGCCCGGCGTCGAGCACGCCCGCGTGCCGAGACACCTCGAAGCGCACCGCCCGCTCGACCGAGCGGAAGGAGTTCACGTTCTTGGTCTCGCTGCGGGTGCCGAGCGTGGACGAGCCAGTGGGCTTGAGCGACAGGTTCACGTCGGCGCGCAGCGAACCCTGGTCCATGCGGGCGTCGGAGACGCCGAGCGCCACCATGAGGTCGCGCAGGTGCTGGACGTAGGCGCGTGCCACGAGCGGGGCCCGGTCGGCTGGCACCTCGATCGTGCGGGTGACGATCTCGATCAGCGGGATGCCGGCCCGGTTGTAGTCGAGCAACGAGTGGTCGGCGCCGTGGATGCGTCCGGTGGCACCGCCGACGTGCAGCGACTTGCCGGTGTCCTCCTCCATGTGCGCGCGCTCGATCTCGATGCGGAACGTCTCCACCCCGCCGTCCGGCAGGGGCACGTCGAGGTCGACGTAGCCGTCGAAGGCGATCGGCTCGTCGTACTGCGACGTCTGGAAGTTCTTCGGCATGTCCGGGTAGAAGTAGTTCTTGCGGGCGAACCGGCACCACTCGGCGATCTCGCAGTTGAGCGCGAGCCCAATGCGGATGGCCGACTCGACCGCCTTGGCGTTCACGACGGGCAGTGCGCCCGGCAGGCCCAGGCAGACGGGGCACACCTGGGTGTTCGGCTCGGAGCCGAACACGGTGGCGCAGCCGCAGAACATCTTCGTGGCGGTGTTCAGCTCGACGTGGACCTCGAGCCCGAGGACCGGGTCGTAGCGCTCGATCGCCTCCTCGAACGGGACGAGCGCCGGTGTGGTCGTGCTGCTGCTCTGGGTGCTCATCGGGTCGCTCCTGCATCGATCTCGCTCAGCTGGGGGGCCGCGACGAGCCGCTCCAGGGCCGCCCCGACGTTGTACAGACGGTCGTCGGCCTGGGCCGGGGCGAGCACCTGCACGCCGACCGGGAGACCCGTGTCGCTCGCGAGCCCGACCGGGAGGCTGAGCCCCGGCACTCCGGCGAGGTTGGCCGGGATGGTCGCGATGTCCTCGAGGTACATGGCCAGCGGGTCGTCGCTCTTCTCCCCCAGGCGCCAGGCCGTGGTGGGAGCGGTGGGCGAGACCAGCACGTCGACCTGCTCGAACGCAGCCGCGAAGTCGCGCGCGACGAGCGTGCGCACCTTCTGCGCCGAGCCGTAGTAGGCGTCGTAGTAGCCGCTCGAGAGGGCGTACGTCCCGAGGATGATGCGGCGCTTGACCTCGTCGCCGAAGCCGGCGTCACGGCTGACGGCCATGACCTGCTCGGCGCTGGGGCCGTCGACGCCGTCGGGCGCGACGCGGACGCCGTACCGCATGGCGTCGAAGCGGGCCAGGTTGCTGGACACCTCGCTCGGCATGACCAGGTAGTAGGCGGCGATGCCGTGCACGAAGCTCGGGCACGAGATCTCGACGACCTCGGCGCCCGCCTTGGCGAGCAGCTCGACGGACTCGTCGAAGCGCTGCTGGACGCCGGGCTGGAAGCCCTCTCCACCGAGCTCCTTCACGACACCGATGCGCAGCCCGGCGACGTCGCCGCGGCGGGCCGCGGCCACGACGTCAGGCGTGGGCGCGTCGATGCTGGTGGAGTCCATCGGGTCGTGTCCGGCGAGCACCTCGTGCAGCAGGGCGGCGTCGAGCACGGAGCGGGCCATCGGGCCGACCTGGTCGAGGCTGCTGGCCATGGCGATGACGCCGTAGCGCGAGACACCGCCGTACGTCGGCTTGACGCCCACGATGCCGGTCATGGCGCCGGGCTGGCGGATGGATCCGCCCGTGTCGGTGCCGAGGGCCAGGGGCGCCTCGTAGCCGGCCACGGCGGCCGCGGACCCACCGCTGGAGCCGCCGGGAATGCGCTCGGTGTCCCAGGGGTTGCGCGCCGGCTTGTAGGCCGAGTGCTCGTTGGACGAGCCCATGGCGAACTCGTCGAGGTTGGTCTTGCCGAGGATCGGCAGACCCGCGGCACGCAGACGGCTGACGACGGTCGCGTCGTAGGGCGGGACCCAGCCCTCGAGGATGCGCGAACCGGCCGTGGTGGGCTGGCCGACGGTGTTGATGAGGTCCTTCACGGCCACCGGGACGCCGGCGAGGGTCGCCAGCTGCTCGCCCGCTGCGCGCCGCGCGTCGACGTCGGCCGCCGTGGCCAGCGCGCCCTCGGCGTCGACGTGCAGGAAGGCGCCGAGCCGCTCGTCGAC is part of the Aeromicrobium sp. Leaf245 genome and harbors:
- a CDS encoding alpha/beta fold hydrolase, which translates into the protein MTSTPGLVRFYDVTSADGTRLRAWTNDAEGPTVLLCNGLGTNPYAWPTLLRPDCGVRVVSWNHRGVGGSARPKDGRVDLDAYVEDALAVMDHAGIESAPLLSWSAGVTVAFELAGRHPDRVRGILAVAGVPGNTFGTMLAPLHVPPFLARQLMVGLARITTVTGHGIAPLTTRIPWTRSTTNILRRTRLIDPAADTAELQAMVKEFCTTHPAWYAKLALGVAEHSRVSLSSIDVPTTFVSGRWDVLTGARDMYTASQAVKRSRYRELDATHFIPVEQPEVVREELRMLLERIDALRGA
- a CDS encoding vancomycin high temperature exclusion protein, yielding MSRSTSRVLRIAGLAVTALVGSSVVVANLVVVGRTSDDLTRDVDDLGPAQVVIVPGAGVYPDGTLGRPVEERVRAAVALHDAGLVEKILLSGDNGTSTYNEPDAMRLAVLEAGVPAADVFTDYAGFSTWHTMRRARDVFGVEDAIVVTQGVYAARTVDLGVAAGLDVEGYVVSEGGRRAREWIARVRGLGEATFRPRVTPGPAIPITGDGRASWADEPA
- the gatB gene encoding Asp-tRNA(Asn)/Glu-tRNA(Gln) amidotransferase subunit GatB, whose protein sequence is MSTQSSSTTTPALVPFEEAIERYDPVLGLEVHVELNTATKMFCGCATVFGSEPNTQVCPVCLGLPGALPVVNAKAVESAIRIGLALNCEIAEWCRFARKNYFYPDMPKNFQTSQYDEPIAFDGYVDLDVPLPDGGVETFRIEIERAHMEEDTGKSLHVGGATGRIHGADHSLLDYNRAGIPLIEIVTRTIEVPADRAPLVARAYVQHLRDLMVALGVSDARMDQGSLRADVNLSLKPTGSSTLGTRSETKNVNSFRSVERAVRFEVSRHAGVLDAGQSILQETRHFHESDGTTSPGRPKSDADDYRYFPEPDLAPVAPSRAWVDELRGTLPEPPAERRKRLQAEWDFTDLDMRDTVGAGALELVVATVAAGATPASAKKWWLGELARRANESGTGLDELGVTPEQVAGVQALIDSGRVNDKLARQVLEGVLAGEGTPEEVVTARGLEVVSDDGALGAAVDTAIAANPDVAQKIRDGKVQAAGALIGAVMKEMRGQADAGRVRELILEKLGG
- the gatA gene encoding Asp-tRNA(Asn)/Glu-tRNA(Gln) amidotransferase subunit GatA yields the protein MSDLTRLEAAEIADGLVDGTLTSVAVTQAHLDRIADVDERLGAFLHVDAEGALATAADVDARRAAGEQLATLAGVPVAVKDLINTVGQPTTAGSRILEGWVPPYDATVVSRLRAAGLPILGKTNLDEFAMGSSNEHSAYKPARNPWDTERIPGGSSGGSAAAVAGYEAPLALGTDTGGSIRQPGAMTGIVGVKPTYGGVSRYGVIAMASSLDQVGPMARSVLDAALLHEVLAGHDPMDSTSIDAPTPDVVAAARRGDVAGLRIGVVKELGGEGFQPGVQQRFDESVELLAKAGAEVVEISCPSFVHGIAAYYLVMPSEVSSNLARFDAMRYGVRVAPDGVDGPSAEQVMAVSRDAGFGDEVKRRIILGTYALSSGYYDAYYGSAQKVRTLVARDFAAAFEQVDVLVSPTAPTTAWRLGEKSDDPLAMYLEDIATIPANLAGVPGLSLPVGLASDTGLPVGVQVLAPAQADDRLYNVGAALERLVAAPQLSEIDAGATR